A segment of the Asinibacterium sp. OR53 genome:
CAATAGAATAAATATCGTGGTGCGGCGGGGGAGAGATCAATCCCACACCCGGTGTTGCATGCCTTGTTCTGCCGATCCAATCGTCTACTTTATGACCAGGTAACTGTCCGCCTTCACCCGGCTTCGCACCCTGCGCCATTTTGATCTGCAATTCATCTGCCTCGGTAAGGTAGTAACTGGTTACACCAAACCTGGCCGATGCCACCTGCTTGATCGCAGAACGCATAGAGTCGCCGTTGGCCAGTTGCTGGTAACGGATATCATCTTCTCCACCCTCACCGGTATTGCTTTTGCCGCCTAAACGGTTCATGGCAATGGCCAGCGTGGTATGTGCTTCCCAGGAGATAGAACCGAATGACATAGCGCCCGTTGCGAAACGTTTGTAAATGTTTTCTGCCGGTTCTACTTCTTCAATCGAAATAGAAGGACGGTTACGCCTGAAACGGAACTGGCTGCGCAACGTGCAGGCTTTCTCGCCCTGGTCGTTCACCAGCTTGGAATATTTTTTGAACGTATTGTAATCGTTCATCTTGGTTGCATACTGCAAGAGGTGTATCGTCTGCGGATTGAACAGGTGAAACTCTCCCTTGCGTTTCCACTGGTACACACCACCAACAGACAACCGGTTTACAGCGCTGTCGGTCTTGCTGAAAGCGAATTGATGTTTGGCCAGTGTTTCTTTTGCAATTTCATCGAGTCCCATGCCTTCTATGCGTGAAGTGGCGCCGCTGAAATAAGTGTCCACCACTTTTTTATTGAGACCGATGATCTCGAATATCTGCGCGCCCTGGTAAGATTGCAGCGTGGAAATACCCATTTTAGAAAACACTTTCAGTAATCCTTCGTTCACTGCTTTGATGTAGTTCTTTTTGAGGTGTTCTACATCCAGTTCCGTATCCAACTGGCCATTCAATTTCATATCGCGGATAGAAGAAAGCGCGAGGTATGGATTGATGGCTGTGGCGCCGAATCCAATGAGGCAAGCGAAATGGTGTACTTCCCATACATCGCCTGCTTCTACTATAATACCAACCTGTGTGCGGTAACCTTTTCTGATGAGGTGGTGATGCACAGCGGCAGTAGCCAGTAAGGAAGGAATAGGTGCGTGGTCAGAATCGATGGCCCTGTCGGTAAGGATAATCACTTCAAAACCATCTTCCACTGCATCCACTGCATAACGGCAGAGACGGTCAAGTCCCGCTTTCAGCGATCCCGGCTTGCCATCGGCCCTGAAATAAGTTTGCAGGGTCTTTGCCTGGAAGATACCTGTATCGATACTCCTGATCTTTTCGAGTTCGTGGTTGTTGAGTATGGGTTGTTTGAGTTCCACACTGTGACAAGCCAATGGATCTTCATTCAGCAGGCTTCCGGTACTTCCTGCGAAAGTGGCCAGCGACATTACCATCTTTTCACGGATGGGGTCGATGGGCGGGTTGGTTACCTGTGCAAACAATTGTTTGAAATAACTGCTCAGGTGTTGCGGTTGATCGCTCAGTACTGCCAGCGGCGTATCGGTTCCCATTGAGCCAATGGGTTCTTTACCGTCGATGCACATAGGTGCAATGATGGTATCGAGGTCTTCGGTAGAATAACCGAATGCTTTATGGTATTTAAATATCTGGTCGTGCTCGAGGTGTGTGAACATCACCCTTGGCTCGGGCAGTTCTTCCAAACGTATTTTGTATTTGTTGAGCCATTCTGCATAAGGCTTTTGCGAGCAGATGGTCTGTTTCAATTCTTCATCGCTGATGATGCGGCCCTGTTCCATGTCTACCAGGAACATACGGCCGGGCTGCAGGCGTCCTTTTTCTATGATGATGGAAGGATCTACCGGCAACACGCCTGTTTCAGAAGCCATGATCACCCTGTCGTCCGATGTAACGCAATAGCGCGAAGGACGCAAGCCGTTCCTGTCGAGCGTGGCGCCGATGGTCTTGCCATCGGTGAATGAAATGGAAGCAGGTCCATCCCAGGGTTCCATCATGCAGGCATGGTATTCATAGAATGCTTTTTTCACCGGGTCCATCTGGTCGTTGCCATCCCATGCTTCGGGTATGAGCATCATCATTACATGTGGTAATGAGCGGCCGGTGAGGGTGAGCAATTCGATCATGTTGTCGAGACAGGCTGAATCTGATTGTCCGCCCGTTACGATGGGCAACAACATATCCATTTCTTCCTGCGAGAAATAAGGGCTGGTGAATCCTTTCTCACTCGCGCGAAGCCAGTTGAGGTTGCCCTGCAATGTATTGATCTCTCCGTTGTGTGCGATGTAACGGAAGGGTTGCGCCAGTTTCCAGGAAGGAAAAGTGTTGGTGGCAAAACGGGAGTGAACCAGGCCAAAAGCAGATACCACGCGTTTGTCGCTCAGGTCGGGGAAATAACCGCGCACCTGTGTGCTGGTGAGCTGGCCTTTGTAAACGATCGTTTTATGAGAAAGTGATGCCAGGTAGAAACCGATCTCGTCTTTTCTGACTGTATTGAAGATGGTATGGCTTGCATAATTACGCAGCACAAACAATTTGCGTTCAAAATCATCGGGGTTGATGATGTTGTGCGGACAAGCAATGAATACTTGTTCCATTACCGGTTCAACAGAAAGGGCAGAGCTGCCAATGTCTTTCTGGTTCACCGGAACCTTGCGGTAGGTAAGGATTTCGAGTCCGAGTTTCTCTGCTGCGCGATTGAAAATATCGCGGCACTCTTCACGAAGCTGCAGGTCTTGCGGAAAGAAAATAACGCCCACACCATACTTGCCAAAAGCAGGCAGGTGAACGCCCAGTTTTAAGCATTCATCGAAAAAAAATTCATGTGGAACCTGGATCATGATACCAGCGCCGTCGCCCGTATTGCTCTCGCAACCACAGGCACCGCGGTGCTCCATGTTTTCCAGTACGGTCAAAGCATCTGAAATATGCTGGTGGGATTTGCGGCCTTTAATGTTCGCTACAAAACCAATACCACAGGCATCGTGCTCAAAGGTAGGGCTATAAAGTCCCTGGCTGTTTGCTGAAACAAGCATGTACAATCGAATTAAGGATCAGGAATAATATGGCAAGCAACCGAATCGGTTGGTAAATTACAAAAGAATTGCTAAATATTATCCAGCATTTCTAATAAATTTTGAAAGAAGTGTATAATATTTAATAAAATTGGCAAATTGTTGAATAATTTCTATTCAAAAAACTAACAATTGTTCTTAAAGCGGGGAAATTTCTTTTATACTGTGATGTTGTTCAATGGAAGGTTCAAGATGCCGGTTGGCTGGAAAAATGCCAAAAAGGGTACTGCCGCTCCCTGTCATGGAAGCGTAAAGGGCGCCGCTTTGGTAGAGTTGTTCTTTGATTTGTCCGATTTCAGGGAATTGTTTGATAACGGGCGCTTCAAAATCGTTCAAGAGGATATCCTTCCATTGCTCAATGGGTTTTCGGATGGCTTCGGATACCGGTATAGCCGCAGGTTGTGGCTTCAGTTGTGCGAAAGCCCAGGCAGTAGATACATGAATGGCCGGATTGATCAATACCATGCGGTAAGCACTCAGGTCCAACGCCAACGGTTGCATATCCTCGCCTCGTCCGGTTGCAATGCAGGGTGTATTGCGGATGAAAAAAGGACAATCGCTTCCCAGTTGCAGCGCGTAATCCATCAATTGTGGGGTATCAAGACCGAGCGACAGTTTTTCGTTGAGCATTTTCAATAGGAAAGCCCCATTGGAGCTGCCTCCGCCCAAACCGGCTCCCATAGGGATGGCTTTATGGAGATGTACACGCACAGCAGGCAGTTGCGGAAAATCTTTTGTCAGCAGTTGATAAGCTTTGATGCATAGATTGGAATCCGGATCGCCTGCGATGGGCAGGCCAGTGGCGTTGAACTGTATATTGGGGTGAGGGGTTTCCGGAGAGGTCACTAATTCCAGCGCATCATTCCATGCAACGGGATAAAATACGGTTTCCAGATTGTGGTAACCATCTTTTCTTTTCTCAATGATGTTGAGCCCCAGGTTGATCTTACAGTTGGGAAAAAGAACCATTATTTTCTTTTATTGATCTCATCCCGGATGGCTATAGCGCGGATATAATCTTCGTGTTCCAATACTTCATTGAGCAGGTTTTGCAAATCTTCGAGGGGCATGGAACTGAGGTCTTCCCGGCTGCCGCTGGCTGCTTCGGAACCTACCGATTCTCCTTTGGGTTTTTTTTCGGGATTTTCCTCCATCAGGATACCGGCGTTCTCGAGGATGTGTTCGTAGGTATAGATAGGGCAACCAAAACGAACGGCCAATGCCAGCGCATCGCTGGTACGGCTGTCGATCTCAATGGTATCGTGTTCGGTATAACAAACAAGCTTCGAATAAAAAATGCCTTCCTGTAGGTCGCTGATGATGATCTCCTGTAATTCCACATTGAAAGCATTCATGAAATTCTTCATCAAATCGTGTGTAAGGGGGCGGCTGGGTTGCATGTGTTCCAATGCCACTGCAATTGCCTGGGCTTCAAAACCACCGATGACGATGGGCAGCCTGCGCAATCCACTGATCTCGCCCAATACCACTGCATAAGAATGGGTTTGCGTAATGCTGTGGGAAAGGGCCACTATCTCCAATTCTATCTTTTTCATAGCTGACACGAAAATAACTTAATTTGTTTAATACTGGATGCCGGAAACCTATAGCTGCCCATATCTTAACACCATATCGTAATTTGCAGCATGAACCTCGATCTTACCAATAAAACTGCCCTGGTCTGCGGCGCCTCGCAAGGATTGGGAGCAGCCGTAGCAGCCGAGCTGGCATTGCTGGGTGCGCATGTGGTGGTACTCGCCAGGAATGAAGAAAAACTCAGGCGGGTTGTACAGTCACTCGATATTTCGCTTCGGCAACAACACAGCTATATAGTGGCAGATACTGCACATCCCGATCAGCTGGCTGCACAAATAGCATCCTTGCTTACTAAAACAAAGCAAGTACATATTTTGGTAAATAATACCGGCGGACCGCCAGCAGGCCCGTTATTGAATACAAGTGCAGATGAACTGGAAACTGCGTTCCGTTCACAACTCAGCGCTGCGCATACACTTGTACAACTATTGGTTCCTGGTATGAAAGAAGCTGGTTATGGCCGGATCGTGAACATCACTTCGACTTCGGTGAAACAACCCATCGGCGGATTGGGTATCTCCAATACGGTTCGCGCCGCAGTGGCCAATTGGGCCAAAACACTGGCGAATGAATTGGGAGCATTCGGGATCACGGTGAACAATGTATTGCCGGGCTCTACGCGTACCGACAGATTGGATTATTTATTTGAAAAGCAGGCTGCCTCCGCAAATAGTACAGCAGATATGATCATGCAGCAAGCAGTTGCACAAATTCCTGCGGGCCGTTTGGGAGAGCCGGAAGAACTGGCGGCTGCCGTAGCTTTTTTATGTTCTCCGGCAGCCGCTTATATCAATGGTATCAATCTGCCGGTAGATGGCGGCAAACTGAGTGGATTATGATGCTTTCATTTTGCGGATCTCTTCGGTGAGTTTGGGCACCACTTCAAACAGATCACCTACAATACCGTAATCAGCCGCTTTGAAGAAAGGCGCTTCAGGATCTTTGTTGATCACTACGATCACTTTACTCCTGTTCACACCTGCCAGGTGCTGTATGGCTCCGGAAATACCCAGCGCAATGTATAGATTGGGTGCTATCTGGATACCGGTTTGTCCTACGTGCTCATGATGTGGTCTCCAGTGTGCATCTCCAACCGGACGGCTACAAGCGGTTGCTGCTCCCAGTTCTTTGGCCAGGTCTAACAAGATGCCCCAGTTTTCAGGACCCTTCATGCCGCGTCCGCCGCTTACTACAATGTCGGCTTCTGTTAAAGGGATTTCACCCGTTACTTTATTGACCGCAGTTACTTTTACTTTAGGAGCATCTACTGCAATGTTCAGTTGGTTCACTTCAGCAACACCTGCTCCAACGGTAGTAGTATAGCTGTTCGGACTCAGCGAAATAACCTTGATAGGAGAAAGAATATTCACATGCGCAAAAGCCTTTCCGGAGAAAACGGTTTTGCGAACCACAAATCCGTTCGAGGTATCGGGCAGGGAAGAAGCGCCGGTAACAATACCTGCTTTCAAACGCGCCGCTACCCTCGATGATACGGCTTTGCCCGTTTGGTTATGCGAAAAGATCACCACATTGGCGTTTGTTGCAGTTACGGCTTCTGCAATGACTTTGGCATATACCTGCGCATCGAGGTGGTTCAATGTATCATTGTTTACCTGGTGCACTTTTTTGATCCCGTATTTTCCCAGTGCAGCCAGGTCATCGTTTACCTGACCCAGTACCAGGCCTTCGGCAACAGTACCCAGTTGTTCAGCTACTTTGGCGCCATAGCTCATGGCTTCGAAAGAAGCTTTTTTGATATGACCTTCGCTTTGATCTATATATATCAGTACCATGATGTGTGTGCTTCGTTTTTGTTGAAAGATTTAGATCACTTTGGCTTCTTCGTGCAGGAGACGTACCAGTTCGGCTACATTATCCGGACTTACCAGTTTCACTCCCGCTTTTGCTGGTGGTAATTCAAAACCAGTAATAGCGGTAAGCGTATCTGCTGCTACAGGTTCCACTACTTTCAAAGGCTTGGTCCTGGCTGCCATGATGCCGCGCATATTGGGA
Coding sequences within it:
- the gltB gene encoding glutamate synthase large subunit, with product MLVSANSQGLYSPTFEHDACGIGFVANIKGRKSHQHISDALTVLENMEHRGACGCESNTGDGAGIMIQVPHEFFFDECLKLGVHLPAFGKYGVGVIFFPQDLQLREECRDIFNRAAEKLGLEILTYRKVPVNQKDIGSSALSVEPVMEQVFIACPHNIINPDDFERKLFVLRNYASHTIFNTVRKDEIGFYLASLSHKTIVYKGQLTSTQVRGYFPDLSDKRVVSAFGLVHSRFATNTFPSWKLAQPFRYIAHNGEINTLQGNLNWLRASEKGFTSPYFSQEEMDMLLPIVTGGQSDSACLDNMIELLTLTGRSLPHVMMMLIPEAWDGNDQMDPVKKAFYEYHACMMEPWDGPASISFTDGKTIGATLDRNGLRPSRYCVTSDDRVIMASETGVLPVDPSIIIEKGRLQPGRMFLVDMEQGRIISDEELKQTICSQKPYAEWLNKYKIRLEELPEPRVMFTHLEHDQIFKYHKAFGYSTEDLDTIIAPMCIDGKEPIGSMGTDTPLAVLSDQPQHLSSYFKQLFAQVTNPPIDPIREKMVMSLATFAGSTGSLLNEDPLACHSVELKQPILNNHELEKIRSIDTGIFQAKTLQTYFRADGKPGSLKAGLDRLCRYAVDAVEDGFEVIILTDRAIDSDHAPIPSLLATAAVHHHLIRKGYRTQVGIIVEAGDVWEVHHFACLIGFGATAINPYLALSSIRDMKLNGQLDTELDVEHLKKNYIKAVNEGLLKVFSKMGISTLQSYQGAQIFEIIGLNKKVVDTYFSGATSRIEGMGLDEIAKETLAKHQFAFSKTDSAVNRLSVGGVYQWKRKGEFHLFNPQTIHLLQYATKMNDYNTFKKYSKLVNDQGEKACTLRSQFRFRRNRPSISIEEVEPAENIYKRFATGAMSFGSISWEAHTTLAIAMNRLGGKSNTGEGGEDDIRYQQLANGDSMRSAIKQVASARFGVTSYYLTEADELQIKMAQGAKPGEGGQLPGHKVDDWIGRTRHATPGVGLISPPPHHDIYSIEDLAQLIFDLKNSNRAARINVKLVSKAGVGTIAAGVAKAKADVVLISGFDGGTGASPISSIKHAGLPWELGLAETHQTLVKNKLRSRIVVQADGQMKTGRDIAIAALLGAEEWGVATAALVVEGCIMMRKCHMNTCPVGVATQDAELRKRFTGDPDHVVNFFRFITQELRELMAELGYRTVNEMIGQVDDLEVRDDIKHWKYSKLDLSPVLYKEPTSLYTGLYQQEAQDHGLTEVLDWKLLKAAKPAIDNGQTVVASFPIKNTDRTAGTILSNEITKKYKAEGLPDDTIHFNFTGTAGQSFGAFNTKGVTLELEGDANDYFGKGLSGARLVVYPHKSASFVPEENIIIGNVAFYGATSGEAFIRGKAGERFAVRNSGANVVVEGVGDHGCEYMTGGHAVILGNTGRNFAAGMSGGIAYVYDVQGNFAELCNKEMVDLDPVSINDIGFLNDMITRHYAHTGSTVARFILDDFENQLKNFIKVFPRDYKKALQLKQETATQQL
- a CDS encoding bifunctional nuclease family protein produces the protein MKKIELEIVALSHSITQTHSYAVVLGEISGLRRLPIVIGGFEAQAIAVALEHMQPSRPLTHDLMKNFMNAFNVELQEIIISDLQEGIFYSKLVCYTEHDTIEIDSRTSDALALAVRFGCPIYTYEHILENAGILMEENPEKKPKGESVGSEAASGSREDLSSMPLEDLQNLLNEVLEHEDYIRAIAIRDEINKRK
- a CDS encoding electron transfer flavoprotein subunit alpha/FixB family protein, with the translated sequence MVLIYIDQSEGHIKKASFEAMSYGAKVAEQLGTVAEGLVLGQVNDDLAALGKYGIKKVHQVNNDTLNHLDAQVYAKVIAEAVTATNANVVIFSHNQTGKAVSSRVAARLKAGIVTGASSLPDTSNGFVVRKTVFSGKAFAHVNILSPIKVISLSPNSYTTTVGAGVAEVNQLNIAVDAPKVKVTAVNKVTGEIPLTEADIVVSGGRGMKGPENWGILLDLAKELGAATACSRPVGDAHWRPHHEHVGQTGIQIAPNLYIALGISGAIQHLAGVNRSKVIVVINKDPEAPFFKAADYGIVGDLFEVVPKLTEEIRKMKAS
- the ispE gene encoding 4-(cytidine 5'-diphospho)-2-C-methyl-D-erythritol kinase encodes the protein MVLFPNCKINLGLNIIEKRKDGYHNLETVFYPVAWNDALELVTSPETPHPNIQFNATGLPIAGDPDSNLCIKAYQLLTKDFPQLPAVRVHLHKAIPMGAGLGGGSSNGAFLLKMLNEKLSLGLDTPQLMDYALQLGSDCPFFIRNTPCIATGRGEDMQPLALDLSAYRMVLINPAIHVSTAWAFAQLKPQPAAIPVSEAIRKPIEQWKDILLNDFEAPVIKQFPEIGQIKEQLYQSGALYASMTGSGSTLFGIFPANRHLEPSIEQHHSIKEISPL
- a CDS encoding SDR family oxidoreductase; this translates as MNLDLTNKTALVCGASQGLGAAVAAELALLGAHVVVLARNEEKLRRVVQSLDISLRQQHSYIVADTAHPDQLAAQIASLLTKTKQVHILVNNTGGPPAGPLLNTSADELETAFRSQLSAAHTLVQLLVPGMKEAGYGRIVNITSTSVKQPIGGLGISNTVRAAVANWAKTLANELGAFGITVNNVLPGSTRTDRLDYLFEKQAASANSTADMIMQQAVAQIPAGRLGEPEELAAAVAFLCSPAAAYINGINLPVDGGKLSGL